In one window of Rathayibacter caricis DSM 15933 DNA:
- a CDS encoding ArsR/SmtB family transcription factor, with protein sequence MAHRGDVLDTAFRALADPTRRAVVSRLRRGPATVGELAEPFPMALTSFLKHLRVLEQGGWIRTAKQGRVRTCRLEPAAFAAVEDWLAEQRSEWEQRTDRLERVASGQADPERRRPATPRPSDERTAP encoded by the coding sequence ATGGCTCACCGTGGTGACGTGCTCGACACGGCGTTCCGCGCGCTCGCGGATCCGACACGGAGGGCCGTCGTGAGCCGCCTCCGCCGAGGTCCGGCGACCGTCGGCGAGCTGGCGGAGCCCTTCCCGATGGCGCTCACCTCGTTCCTCAAGCACCTGCGCGTGCTCGAGCAGGGGGGCTGGATCCGCACCGCGAAGCAGGGGCGCGTGCGCACCTGCCGACTCGAGCCGGCGGCCTTCGCCGCGGTGGAGGACTGGCTCGCCGAGCAGCGCTCGGAGTGGGAGCAGCGCACCGACCGCCTCGAGCGGGTGGCCTCCGGGCAGGCCGACCCCGAGCGCCGCCGTCCGGCGACGCCGCGCCCGTCCGACGAGAGGACAGCACCATGA
- a CDS encoding excalibur calcium-binding domain-containing protein: MPQPHHPRVTAITLSCLIAIGGIASLAPTASALPAIVAPTSEPTGEPTEAPEPTAEPTATAEPTGTATPTPTATPTPTVAPTRTPGPAPVPTRPPAPTPPRPPAVPGDRLVADGALAAGESLVSANGAFRFVMQTDGNAVVYDASNRPVWYTGTSVAGSRIVLQADGNLVVYSSSNSAVWNSGTGGNPGVGLVMQSDGNLVIYRADGSPAWATGYQAPPPAVVGDTLQGGGELRSDQRLTSGDGGSQAVMQADGNFVVYGRGGVNWNSGLSGPGNRLVMQRDGNAVVYAAAGGVRWQSGTSGNAGARLVMQNDGNLVIYSTTGRPLWSTYVPPAPPAPPAPVIADVLTSGSELASGRGLRSADGGSEAAMQADGNLVVYSRGAVRWFTGTSAAGSRLVMQADGNAVVYSPANRPVWQSATSGNAGARMVMQNDGNLVIYSTSGRPLWQSNRPVPAPAPAPAPGPSPAPDGNPGDIVNCGDFPSQPAAQAWFLRYRAYGDPGRLDGDNDGTACESYDY; this comes from the coding sequence GTGCCCCAGCCGCACCATCCTCGCGTCACCGCGATCACCCTGTCCTGTCTGATCGCGATCGGAGGGATCGCCTCCCTGGCCCCCACCGCCTCGGCACTCCCCGCGATCGTCGCGCCCACCTCCGAGCCGACGGGCGAGCCCACCGAGGCGCCGGAGCCCACTGCGGAGCCGACCGCGACGGCCGAACCGACCGGGACGGCGACTCCCACTCCGACGGCGACTCCCACTCCGACCGTCGCGCCGACGCGGACACCAGGCCCGGCTCCGGTTCCCACTCGACCTCCCGCCCCCACGCCCCCTCGACCGCCGGCGGTGCCCGGTGATCGACTCGTCGCCGACGGAGCCCTCGCCGCGGGGGAGTCACTGGTCTCCGCCAACGGCGCCTTCCGCTTCGTGATGCAGACGGACGGCAACGCGGTCGTCTACGACGCTTCGAACCGCCCGGTCTGGTACACGGGCACCTCCGTCGCCGGGTCGCGGATCGTCCTGCAGGCGGACGGCAACCTCGTCGTCTACTCATCCTCGAACTCCGCGGTCTGGAATTCGGGCACCGGCGGCAACCCGGGAGTCGGCCTGGTCATGCAGAGCGACGGCAACCTCGTGATCTACCGAGCCGACGGCTCGCCCGCCTGGGCGACGGGGTACCAGGCGCCGCCGCCTGCCGTGGTCGGAGACACGCTCCAGGGAGGCGGCGAGCTGCGCTCCGACCAGCGGCTCACCTCCGGTGACGGGGGCTCCCAGGCGGTCATGCAGGCCGACGGGAATTTCGTCGTCTACGGGCGCGGCGGTGTGAACTGGAACTCGGGCCTCTCGGGTCCCGGGAACCGCCTCGTGATGCAGAGGGACGGCAACGCCGTGGTCTACGCCGCGGCCGGAGGAGTCCGCTGGCAGTCGGGCACGAGCGGCAACGCCGGGGCCCGCCTGGTGATGCAGAACGACGGAAACCTGGTGATCTACTCCACCACCGGTCGTCCGCTGTGGTCCACGTACGTGCCGCCCGCCCCGCCGGCGCCTCCCGCTCCGGTGATCGCCGACGTCCTCACCTCCGGCAGCGAGCTCGCGTCCGGGCGGGGTCTGCGCTCGGCGGACGGCGGCAGTGAGGCCGCGATGCAGGCGGACGGAAATCTCGTCGTCTACAGCCGCGGCGCGGTCCGCTGGTTCACCGGCACCTCCGCGGCCGGCAGCCGTCTCGTGATGCAGGCGGACGGCAACGCCGTCGTCTACAGCCCCGCGAACCGACCGGTCTGGCAGTCGGCCACGAGCGGGAACGCGGGCGCCCGCATGGTCATGCAGAACGACGGCAACCTCGTCATCTACTCGACGTCGGGCCGGCCGCTGTGGCAGAGCAACCGTCCGGTTCCGGCACCGGCACCGGCACCGGCACCGGGACCTTCACCTGCACCTGACGGGAACCCCGGTGACATCGTCAACTGCGGGGATTTTCCCTCGCAACCCGCTGCTCAGGCGTGGTTCCTCCGTTACAGGGCGTACGGGGACCCGGGACGCCTGGACGGGGACAACGACGGCACGGCCTGCGAGTCGTACGACTACTGA
- a CDS encoding SRPBCC family protein — protein MTAFDPDLDLEISRVIRAPRSSVWAAWTTPELFAQLWIPAPMRCRVDAMDVRPGGALKTSMSDGGEFAPHLSGCYLAVDPDERLVFTTALVEGWRPSASPFITAVVTLEDHPDGTLYRAHVMHKDPATRDEHERLGFAEGWGTVAAQLAALVE, from the coding sequence ATGACCGCCTTCGACCCCGATCTCGACCTCGAGATCTCGCGCGTGATCCGCGCCCCGCGATCGTCGGTCTGGGCGGCGTGGACCACCCCCGAGCTGTTCGCGCAGTTGTGGATCCCGGCCCCGATGCGGTGCCGCGTCGACGCGATGGACGTGCGGCCGGGCGGCGCGCTCAAGACATCGATGAGCGACGGCGGGGAGTTCGCACCGCACCTCTCCGGCTGCTATCTCGCCGTGGATCCGGACGAGCGGCTCGTGTTCACGACCGCCCTGGTCGAGGGCTGGCGCCCGTCCGCCTCGCCGTTCATCACGGCGGTGGTGACGCTCGAGGACCACCCCGACGGCACGCTGTACCGGGCGCACGTGATGCACAAGGACCCGGCGACGCGCGACGAGCACGAGCGCCTCGGCTTCGCGGAGGGCTGGGGGACGGTCGCGGCCCAGCTCGCCGCGCTCGTGGAGTGA